The sequence AATCCTTCTTTTTCAAGTGTGATATCTTTCAGTTTTAAAGATTTCCACCCCTTCGGCAATTCACCCTCTTTCACATTTTTATTGGTGAGTTTGCCCTCAAACGCCCATTTCAACAAACTTTGCCTGTACACTTTTAATTGCTGTTGTGCGGTTTGCAGTTGTTGTTTGCCGTTTTCTAAATCGCTGAGTAGTTCTTCTATTTTTGCTACGATGGCTTGTTGTTCGGGGAGCGGGGGGACAACCAAATCAATTCCTTTTAAATCTTCCAATGAAATATTATTCATTGCTCCGCCTCTCGCTTTTAATTTTACATATTGCGAAATGAAAGAACTTAATTGATAGGTCAAAAATTGTGGTTGAACTTTTTTGTAATAACCTCTTAAAATTGCTAATGCTTGATTTGTATTTGCAGGCAAATATTCTTGTTTTATTAAACAAGTTTCACCTATAGTTCCTGCAATAGAAAACAATAAATCGTTTTCCTCCAGCATTGATTTTTTCTGATAATTATGAGCGTCAGCCGATATAAAAGTTCTTATTGATGAAAGGTTGACCTTGCCGTGTTCAATATTTTCAATTTTGATAAAATTTATTCCACTCGAAACGAAAGCAAAACCATAGGTTGTTGGTGTTCCACCTTTAGTTATTTTGTCACAGACTTCCCCCAACTTCTTAACTTCCCAATGCTTAGGCATTTCTTTCATCTCTCTCATCACGCCGCTAACGCCTCATTTAATTCGTTAATAATTTCCTCTGTCTTCTCTCCAAACAGTTGCCACATCTTGCCCAATCCGCCTTGGGCGTTAAATGGGTTTAAATCAAAATCATCCTTCTCGATATGAAAACTATTGGTCACGTAGTCCTTTATCATGCGCAGCCACTGCATCTGTTCTTCATTAAACTTGATGGCGCCTGCCTGTTTTTTGAATACCCAATCCTGAAAGTTTTTGTCCACTGTTTTATCAAAGGCCGTAAGGCTTTTATCCAATCCGCTTACTTTACGGATGAGCGAAACAATGGCGGTCAGTTCATTTCTTGGTGAGCCGTTGCACTGCTCCAGCGCTTCGTATGCCCGCCATACATGCATTGGCGCAAGCGTAGGTTTATCCTGTTGCAGTTTTTCCAGTACCTCTTTTATCATTGTGTAAGTAAGCTCACGCCTGCGGAATGGCTGATTATAAAATATCTGCAATGCTAATAGTTCGTCTTTGTGTTCTTGCATCCACTCGGTAAAACCATTTACAAGTTCATTTGCCTTCCTTTTATTGTCTTTATCCCAGCCAACTTTTATTACTTCATCAGGATTGGTCAGGTCAACTCGCTGTTCATGTGCCTTGCGTACATTTTCAATATATTCGTTCAAATCGCCAGTAAAAACTTTGGAAGCTTCATTCTGTAATTTTTCGATTTCAGCTTTTATAGCGGCTTCGATTTCTATGCGTGCTGCACCGGCTTTTTCCGCCCTAACTTTGGTTTCAATTTCTTCCAGCGTATCAGGATTAAAGGCGTTCAATAAATCTTTAACTACCTGTGAAACGGTTTTGCCATTTGCCTTTTCGGCAAATTGTTTTTTCTCTTTTTCGGTAATCTGCTTGTCTAATCGGGTAAGGCGGCTGGCTAACGAGGTGAACAATTCTTCTTCTCTTGCACCCACGGCAACGGCTTGTAATAAATCTTTCAACGGCACACCAGGCTTTTTCTCCAACGGACGGCTGTCGGTTTTAAGGCTTTTGGTTACGCCAATGGAATCTACAATTACAAAATGGTCTTTAGTATATTGGGCTGTGGGTGTAACTTTCCTTAAGCTGTCTAAATCAATGGTTCGGGTGCCTCTGCCTTTCATCTGCTCAAAATAGTTGATGCTTTTAACATCACGCATAAAGAGCAGACATTCCAATGGCTTTACATCCGTGCCTGTGGCGATCATATCAACTGTTACGGCAATACGAGGGTGATAATCGTTGCGGAATTGTGCCAGTGTGCTTTTGGGGTCTTCGGCAGTGTAGGTTATTTTTTTGCAGAATTTATTTTCTTCGGCAAACTCTTCTCTTACAATATCAATAATATCGTTGGCGTGGCTGTCGGTCTTGGCAAAAATTAATGTTTTTGGCACTTCAAAGTTTCCGTTTTTATCATAACGGTCTTTGAAAATGTCTGGTAAATGCTCTTTGAAAGTCCGGATGATGGTTCTTATCTGATTGGGATTCACCACATCTTTATCTAATTGCTGTTTTGAATAATTTTCATCTTCGTCCTGCAATTCCATTCGTTTCTTACGGCTCAGGCGTTCACGGTGCTCAATATATTCACCTTTCCAGAGTGTAGCCCCTTGCTGAGTTACTTTGGTATCAATGATAAAAACCTCATAACCTACATTTACACCATCGGCAACAGCCATTTCATGGGAATATTCACTGACTATATTCTGATTGAAATAACCGACAGTTCGCTTGTCCGGTGTGGCGGTTAAGCCTATTTCAAAGGCATCGTAATATTCCAATACCTGTTTCCATAGGTTGTAAATACTGCGGTGGCACTCGTCAATGACAATAAAATCAAAAAACTCGATCGGTATTTTAGCATCATATTCAATCGGCGGAATTTCTTTGGGCTGCCATCTCCGTTCATTTGGGTTTTCTTCTTCAGCGCTTTCCTCCAGCTCTGTCCCTTTTAAAATTGAATACAGGCGTTGAATTGTGCTGATGCAAACCTGACTGTCGGTGGCTATGGCGCTTGATTTTAAACGCTGAACACTATATAGCTCTGTGAATTTTCTGTTATCATCATTGGGCACGTAGGACATAAATTCCTGCTCAGCCTGTTCTCCAAGGTTTTTAGTATCCACCAGAAACAAGACTCTCTTTGCCTTGGCAAATTTCAACAAACGATATACGAAGGTAATGGCAGTAAAGGTTTTTCCTGAACCTGTTGCCATTTGTATCAATGCCCTTGGACGATTCTCTTTAAAAGAGGTTTCTAAATTGTTGATGGCTTTTATTTGGCATTCCCGTAAGCCGTCTGTTTTTAGAACTGGTAGATCAAGAAGTCTTTTGCGCAGCGATTTATCTCTTTTTACCCAGGTGATCAATGTCTCAGGCCGGTGAAAACTGAATACTTCCCTTGCCCTTGGCTTGGGGTCTGTAAAGTCAGTAAACCTTGTTACTTCGCCAGTGCTGATATACACAAATGGCAAAGGCTCATTTTTGAGATGTTTGAGTTTGGCATTTGCATATTCTTCAACTTGCCCTTCATGAACATTAATTCGGTGTCCTTCTTCCTCGCGCTTTGCTTCAATTACACCGCAAGGTTTGCCATCTACAAACAATACATAGTCAGCAGGGCCAACATCTGTCGAATATTCTTTGACAGCTACACCAATACCTGCATTCAAATTAACTTGCTTAATGCTTTGAATGATCCATCCGCAAGCTATTAAATGCTTGTCAATATTATCACGGGCTATTTGTTCTGGGGTTTGATTCATAAAATATCGGGGACAGGTCTACTTTCTTGTCAATTGACCGTCTGGCTTGTGATTCTACTAACGATGCAAAACACATTATTTCTCATATGCCAACTCCTCTTTTACATAGCCCATATATCGCTGTATTTGTCCAACCACATTATCACATACTCTGTTTTTTTAATTCCTACGACAAGTAATGTTTTTTGTCTTTGCTTACGCCTTCTCCAAAATTATAACCACTTGCAATATTAAAATTTATTAAACTTAGACCACAATTTACCACATAAAGACTAATTGTCAATAATCCGTTATCCAAGGTATTTATAGTATGGCAAGTTTTGCAGATCTAACTAATTTATATCCATTAAGACGGTCATAATGTAAGGCAATTATTTTGTCATCTATTAAAACCATATCCGTCCCCTAATTCCCTTGCAGGGGATAGAATCACTCGGGGATAACAATGGTGAAGGTATAGCAATCCCTTACCATTCTTTAAGTAAATTTGATATACTCAAAACTCTTAATTTTATGGATTCAATGATGACAATCACCACATTGCCAAAAAATACCTTCATCCCAATCCTTCAACACACCATCTCTTATCTCAAAAAAAGAGGTGTTGAATATGCGGACATACGGCTTGAGGAATGCATATCAGAGGGGGTAATGGCAAGAGCTGGAGAGATAGACAGGCTCTGGGATAATCTTGATACGGGCTTTGGCATAAGGGTTTTGTATAAGGGCGCATGGGGATTTGCCGCAAGTTCGCTTTTGACAGAGACAGAGGCGCGAAAGATGGCGGATGATGCGTTTTTGCAGGCAAAGGCAATATATACGACAATGCAAAATGCAAAATGCAAAATGCAAAATTTAATACATAAGAACCCGCCTGTTAAAATCAAATATAAAGCGCCCTGCCAGATTGACCCCTTTACAATCCCTATTGAAGAAAGGCTGTCCCCAATTCTTAAGGCAACATCAATTAGCCTCAATAATAAGAAGATACACACCATTGAGGGCTTTCTGGATTTTCATAAAACGCATAAGATATTTTTAAACACAGAAGGGAGTTTTATCGAGCAAGAGATTTTTTCAAGCGGCGCCGGCATAAAGGTTATAGCAATGGATGGCAAAGATGTTCAGATAAGGTCATTCCCTGATTCTCATAACGGTATCTTTAGGCAGGGAGGCTATGAGCGGATTATTGAAATGGATATCATGCAGAATGTGCCAAGAATAATTGACGAGGCGCTCATGCTGCTTAAGGCTGATGAATATCCGGCAGGAGAAAAGACAGTTATCCTCGGCGGTTCGCAGGTAGCTTTACAGATACACGAGTCCATAGGCCATGCAGTTGAGCTTGACAGGGCAATGGGAATGGAGATAAGCCTTGCTGGAGGGACATTTCTTACGCCTGATAAGCTTGGTATGAGGGTAGGCTCTGATATTGTTAATATTTATGCTGACCCGGCAATTGAGGGAGGCGTCGGAAGTTATCTTTATGATGATGAAGGGACAAAGGCAAGAAGGGTTGAAATTATAAAAAACGGCAGATTTATAAATTTTCTTACATCTAAGGAAACAGCAAAATCTTTTGGCAAGAAGCCTGCCCCTGCAGGCAGTAAGCAGGGGTCCAATGGCAGTGTCAGGGCAAATGGTTGGAGCAACATCCCGATTATACGAATGAGCAATATAAATCTTGAACCAGCAAAAAAAGGCAGTTTAAATGATTTAATAGCAGACACAAAAGACGGCATCCTCCTTGAGACAAACAAGAGTTGGAGTATAGACACATTGAGACTCAATTTTCAATTTGGCATGGAGATAGGATGGGAGATTAAAAGGGGTAAAATAACAAGACCCCTTAAAAATCCTCTCTATTCAGGCATAACACCGGAGTTCTGGAAATCATGCAATGCAATATGCGGCAAAGAGGAATGGCAGATGTATGGTTTGGATAGCTGCGGCAAAGGAGA comes from Deltaproteobacteria bacterium and encodes:
- a CDS encoding type I restriction-modification enzyme R subunit C-terminal domain-containing protein; translated protein: MNQTPEQIARDNIDKHLIACGWIIQSIKQVNLNAGIGVAVKEYSTDVGPADYVLFVDGKPCGVIEAKREEEGHRINVHEGQVEEYANAKLKHLKNEPLPFVYISTGEVTRFTDFTDPKPRAREVFSFHRPETLITWVKRDKSLRKRLLDLPVLKTDGLRECQIKAINNLETSFKENRPRALIQMATGSGKTFTAITFVYRLLKFAKAKRVLFLVDTKNLGEQAEQEFMSYVPNDDNRKFTELYSVQRLKSSAIATDSQVCISTIQRLYSILKGTELEESAEEENPNERRWQPKEIPPIEYDAKIPIEFFDFIVIDECHRSIYNLWKQVLEYYDAFEIGLTATPDKRTVGYFNQNIVSEYSHEMAVADGVNVGYEVFIIDTKVTQQGATLWKGEYIEHRERLSRKKRMELQDEDENYSKQQLDKDVVNPNQIRTIIRTFKEHLPDIFKDRYDKNGNFEVPKTLIFAKTDSHANDIIDIVREEFAEENKFCKKITYTAEDPKSTLAQFRNDYHPRIAVTVDMIATGTDVKPLECLLFMRDVKSINYFEQMKGRGTRTIDLDSLRKVTPTAQYTKDHFVIVDSIGVTKSLKTDSRPLEKKPGVPLKDLLQAVAVGAREEELFTSLASRLTRLDKQITEKEKKQFAEKANGKTVSQVVKDLLNAFNPDTLEEIETKVRAEKAGAARIEIEAAIKAEIEKLQNEASKVFTGDLNEYIENVRKAHEQRVDLTNPDEVIKVGWDKDNKRKANELVNGFTEWMQEHKDELLALQIFYNQPFRRRELTYTMIKEVLEKLQQDKPTLAPMHVWRAYEALEQCNGSPRNELTAIVSLIRKVSGLDKSLTAFDKTVDKNFQDWVFKKQAGAIKFNEEQMQWLRMIKDYVTNSFHIEKDDFDLNPFNAQGGLGKMWQLFGEKTEEIINELNEALAA
- a CDS encoding restriction endonuclease subunit S, translated to MREMKEMPKHWEVKKLGEVCDKITKGGTPTTYGFAFVSSGINFIKIENIEHGKVNLSSIRTFISADAHNYQKKSMLEENDLLFSIAGTIGETCLIKQEYLPANTNQALAILRGYYKKVQPQFLTYQLSSFISQYVKLKARGGAMNNISLEDLKGIDLVVPPLPEQQAIVAKIEELLSDLENGKQQLQTAQQQLKVYRQSLLKWAFEGKLTNKNVKEGELPKGWKSLKLKDITLEKEGLRRGPFGSAIKKEFFVPKGYKVYEQGNAINNDPYRGNYYLSEAKYQELIKFKVIPLDLIVSCSGVTLGRICEIPDDAKPGVINQALLRIRLKHNLILNKYFVLHFRGAFFQRKIFDQSQGTAMPNLVGIKDFKEIEMLIPPIEQQQKIIEELESKLTVCDKIEETISQSLQQAETLRQSILKKAFEGRLVNYESGNTNAN
- a CDS encoding TldD/PmbA family protein encodes the protein MMTITTLPKNTFIPILQHTISYLKKRGVEYADIRLEECISEGVMARAGEIDRLWDNLDTGFGIRVLYKGAWGFAASSLLTETEARKMADDAFLQAKAIYTTMQNAKCKMQNLIHKNPPVKIKYKAPCQIDPFTIPIEERLSPILKATSISLNNKKIHTIEGFLDFHKTHKIFLNTEGSFIEQEIFSSGAGIKVIAMDGKDVQIRSFPDSHNGIFRQGGYERIIEMDIMQNVPRIIDEALMLLKADEYPAGEKTVILGGSQVALQIHESIGHAVELDRAMGMEISLAGGTFLTPDKLGMRVGSDIVNIYADPAIEGGVGSYLYDDEGTKARRVEIIKNGRFINFLTSKETAKSFGKKPAPAGSKQGSNGSVRANGWSNIPIIRMSNINLEPAKKGSLNDLIADTKDGILLETNKSWSIDTLRLNFQFGMEIGWEIKRGKITRPLKNPLYSGITPEFWKSCNAICGKEEWQMYGLDSCGKGDPVQSISVGHGAAPARFRKVKVGVIKC